A genomic stretch from Coffea arabica cultivar ET-39 chromosome 10c, Coffea Arabica ET-39 HiFi, whole genome shotgun sequence includes:
- the LOC113713782 gene encoding calcium-transporting ATPase 3, endoplasmic reticulum-type-like isoform X5: MNGETGLSAFVEPSVILMILAANAAVGVITETNAEKALEELRAYQADVATVLRNGCFSILPATDLVPGDIVEVCVGCKIPADMRMIKMLSDHLRVDQAILTGESCSVEKELDSTIATNAVYQDKTNILFSGTVVVAGRAKAVVVGVGSNTAMGSIRDSMLRTEDEVTPLKKKLDEFGTFLAKVIAGICVLVWIVNIGHFRDPAHGGLLRGAIHYFKIAVALAVAAIPEGLPAVVTTCLALGTKRMARLNAIVRSLPSVETLGCTTVICSDKTGTLTTNMMSVSKICVLQSVNHGPIAAQYSVSGTTYAPEGFIFDSNGIQLEIPAQYHCLLHIAMCSALCNESVIQYNPEKRNYEKIGESTEVALRVLAEKIGLPGFDSMPSALNMLSKHERASYCNRYWENQFKKWTRDWPTENDYMFHRIPILLSQLMFGQLYMISVLEFSRDRKMMSALCSRKQMDIMLTKGAPESILSRCTTILCNDDGSTVPLTAAIRAELESRFHSFAGKETLRCLALAWKKMPTGQQALSFHDEKELTFIGLVGMLDPPREEVRNAIASCMTAGIRVIVVTGDNKTTAESVCQKIGAFNHLEDFAGHSYTASEFEQLPALQKTMALQRMSLFTRVEPSHKRILVEALQHQNEVVAMTGDGVNDAPALKKADIGIAMGSGTAVAKSASDMVLADDNFATIIAAVAEGRAIYNNTKQFIRYMISSNIGEVVCIFFAAVLGIPDTLMPVQLLWVNLVTDGLPATAIGFNKQDSDVMKAKPRKVNEAVVSGWLFFRYLVIGAYVGLATIAGFIWWFVYSDSGPKIPYSELMNFDSCSTRETAYPCSIFGDRHPSTVSMTVLVVVEMFNALNNLSENQSLLVIPPWSNLWLVASIVLTILLHMLILYVQPLAVLFSVTPLSWSEWTVVLYLSFPVIIIDEILKFFSRNSGLRFTFRFRRGDLLPKKELRDK, translated from the exons GAACTGCGTGCTTACCAAGCTGATGTTGCCACTGTCCTGCGAAATG GTTGCTTTTCAATATTACCTGCAACAGACCTTGTTCCTGGAGATATTGTGGAAGTTTGTG TTGGATGCAAAATTCCAGCAGATATGAGAATGATAAAGATGCTTAGTGATCATCTACGTGTTGATCAAGCTATTCTGACAG GTGAGAGCTGTTCTGTGGAGAAAGAGCTTGATTCTACAATTGCTACAAATGCTGTATACCAGGATAAGACAAACATCCTTTTCTCG GGAACAGTTGTTGTTGCTGGCAGGGCAAAGGCTGTTGTAGTTGGTGTTGGCTCTAATACTGCGATGGGAAGCATACGTGATTCCATGTTGAGAACTGAGGAT GAAGTGACACCATTGAAGAAGAAGTTGGATGAATTTGGAACTTTTTTGGCCAAG gTTATTGCTGGTATATGTGTATTGGTTTGGATTGTGAACATTGGTCATTTTCGGGATCCTGCCCATGGCGGTCTTTTGAGAGGTGCTATACATTACTTTAAG ATTGCTGTTGCACTTGCAGTGGCTGCAATTCCTGAAGGGCTTCCTGCTGTTGTTACAAC GTGTTTAGCACTTGGAACGAAGCGAATGGCTCGCTTAAATGCTATAGTAAGATCCTTGCCATCTGTAGAGACCTTGGGCTGCACAACAGTTATATGCAGTGACAAGACTGGTACCCTGACTACCAATATGATGTCCGTCTCAAAG ATATGTGTACTTCAGTCTGTAAATCATGGTCCCATTGCTGCCCAGTATAGTGTGAGTGGCACAACCTATGCCCCAGAAGGTTTTATCTTTGACAGCAATGGTATTCAG CTTGAGATTCCCGCCCAGTATCATTGTCTCCTCCACATAGCAATGTGTTCAGCTCTTTGTAATGAGTCTGTGATACAATACAATCCTGAAAAGAGGAACTATGAAAAAATTGGTGAATCAACCGAAGTCGCCCTCCGGGTATTAGCAGAAAAG ATTGGTCTTCCTGGGTTTGATTCCATGCCTTCTGCTTTGAATATGCTAAGCAAGCATGAAAGGGCATCTTATTGTAACCGTTATTGGGAGAACCAATTCAAAAAG TGGACAAGGGATTGGCCAACTGAGAATGATTACATGTTTCATAGAATACCAATTCTCCTTTCTCAGTTGATGTTTGGTCAGTTGTATATG ATATCTGTGTTGGAATTTTCTCGTGATCGCAAGATGATGAGTGCCCTTTGTAGCCGGAAGCAGATGGATATCATGCTCACTAAAGGTGCTCCAGAGAGTATACTTTCTCGATGTACAACTATCCTATGCAATGATGATGGTTCCACTGTTCCTCTAACCGCAGCAATAAGAGCCGAGCTGGAATCAAGATTCCATAG TTTTGCAGGGAAAGAAACCTTAAGATGCTTGGCTCTGGCCTGGAAAAAGATGCCTACGGGTCAACAGGCTCTCTCGTTTCATGATGAAAAGGAACTTACATTTATTGGGTTG GTTGGAATGCTTGATCCACCAAGAGAGGAAGTAAGAAATGCTATAGCTTCGTGCATGACTGCTGGTATACGTGTTATTGTTGTCACTGGAGATAATAAG ACCACTGCAGAATCTGTGTGCCAAAAAATTGGTGCCTTCAATCACTTAGAAGATTTTGCAGGGCACTCTTACACTGCTTCTGAGTTTGAACAACTTCCAGCATTGCAAAAAACCATGGCATTGCAACGAATGTCACTTTTTACCAG ggTTGAACCATCTCACAAAAGGATACTTGTTGAAGCTTTGCAACATCAAAATGAGGTG GTTGCTATGACTGGTGACGGAGTCAATGATGCCCCTGCACTGAAGAAAGCAGACATTGGAATTGCAATGGGATCAGGAACAGCTGTTGCCAAG AGTGCATCAGATATGGTTTTGGCTGATGACAATTTTGCAACAATCATTGCA GCTGTTGCAGAGGGAAGGGCTATTTATAACAACACAAAGCAGTTCATCAGATACATGATATCTTCAAATATTGGTGAAGTAGTTTGTATTTTCTTTGCAGCAGTACTTGGGATACCTGATACCCTTATGCCT GTCCAGCTGCTTTGGGTAAATTTGGTCACTGATGGGCTGCCTGCAACAGCAATTGGATTCAATAAGCAAGACTCGGATGTTATGAAGGCTAAACCCCGTAAG GTCAATGAAGCAGTGGTGTCTGGATGGCTGTTCTTTCGTTATTTGGTTATTGGAG CATATGTTGGACTTGCTACTATTGCTGGATTCATATGGTGGTTTGTGTACTCTGATAGTGGGCCTAAAATTCCATACAGTGAATTG ATGAATTTTGATAGCTGTTCAACAAGGGAAACTGCTTATCCATGCAGCATATTTGGCGATCGGCATCCATCAACTGTTTCAATGACAGTGCTTGTTGTGGTCGAGATGTTCAATGCCTTGAATAATCTTAGTGAAAATCAGTCCCTCCT TGTCATTCCTCCCTGGAGTAACTTGTGGCTAGTTGCTTCGATTGTCCTGACAATACTCCTCCACATGCTTATTCTATATGTGCAGCCATTAGCAGTCCTTTTCTCT GTTACACCATTAAGTTGGTCAGAGTGGACAGTTGTGTTGTACCTTTCATTTCCT GTTATAATAATTGATGAGATACTGAAGTTCTTCTCAAGAAATTCTG GCTTAAGGTTCACCTTTAGATTTCGGAGAGGAGATTTACTTCCAAAAAAGGAGTTGCGTGACAAGTAA
- the LOC113713782 gene encoding calcium-transporting ATPase 3, endoplasmic reticulum-type-like isoform X7, with amino-acid sequence MGSIRDSMLRTEDEVTPLKKKLDEFGTFLAKVIAGICVLVWIVNIGHFRDPAHGGLLRGAIHYFKIAVALAVAAIPEGLPAVVTTCLALGTKRMARLNAIVRSLPSVETLGCTTVICSDKTGTLTTNMMSVSKICVLQSVNHGPIAAQYSVSGTTYAPEGFIFDSNGIQLEIPAQYHCLLHIAMCSALCNESVIQYNPEKRNYEKIGESTEVALRVLAEKIGLPGFDSMPSALNMLSKHERASYCNRYWENQFKKWTRDWPTENDYMFHRIPILLSQLMFGQLYMISVLEFSRDRKMMSALCSRKQMDIMLTKGAPESILSRCTTILCNDDGSTVPLTAAIRAELESRFHSFAGKETLRCLALAWKKMPTGQQALSFHDEKELTFIGLVGMLDPPREEVRNAIASCMTAGIRVIVVTGDNKTTAESVCQKIGAFNHLEDFAGHSYTASEFEQLPALQKTMALQRMSLFTRVEPSHKRILVEALQHQNEVVAMTGDGVNDAPALKKADIGIAMGSGTAVAKSASDMVLADDNFATIIAAVAEGRAIYNNTKQFIRYMISSNIGEVVCIFFAAVLGIPDTLMPVQLLWVNLVTDGLPATAIGFNKQDSDVMKAKPRKVNEAVVSGWLFFRYLVIGAYVGLATIAGFIWWFVYSDSGPKIPYSELMNFDSCSTRETAYPCSIFGDRHPSTVSMTVLVVVEMFNALNNLSENQSLLVIPPWSNLWLVASIVLTILLHMLILYVQPLAVLFSVTPLSWSEWTVVLYLSFPVIIIDEILKFFSRNSGLRFTFRFRRGDLLPKKELRDK; translated from the exons ATGGGAAGCATACGTGATTCCATGTTGAGAACTGAGGAT GAAGTGACACCATTGAAGAAGAAGTTGGATGAATTTGGAACTTTTTTGGCCAAG gTTATTGCTGGTATATGTGTATTGGTTTGGATTGTGAACATTGGTCATTTTCGGGATCCTGCCCATGGCGGTCTTTTGAGAGGTGCTATACATTACTTTAAG ATTGCTGTTGCACTTGCAGTGGCTGCAATTCCTGAAGGGCTTCCTGCTGTTGTTACAAC GTGTTTAGCACTTGGAACGAAGCGAATGGCTCGCTTAAATGCTATAGTAAGATCCTTGCCATCTGTAGAGACCTTGGGCTGCACAACAGTTATATGCAGTGACAAGACTGGTACCCTGACTACCAATATGATGTCCGTCTCAAAG ATATGTGTACTTCAGTCTGTAAATCATGGTCCCATTGCTGCCCAGTATAGTGTGAGTGGCACAACCTATGCCCCAGAAGGTTTTATCTTTGACAGCAATGGTATTCAG CTTGAGATTCCCGCCCAGTATCATTGTCTCCTCCACATAGCAATGTGTTCAGCTCTTTGTAATGAGTCTGTGATACAATACAATCCTGAAAAGAGGAACTATGAAAAAATTGGTGAATCAACCGAAGTCGCCCTCCGGGTATTAGCAGAAAAG ATTGGTCTTCCTGGGTTTGATTCCATGCCTTCTGCTTTGAATATGCTAAGCAAGCATGAAAGGGCATCTTATTGTAACCGTTATTGGGAGAACCAATTCAAAAAG TGGACAAGGGATTGGCCAACTGAGAATGATTACATGTTTCATAGAATACCAATTCTCCTTTCTCAGTTGATGTTTGGTCAGTTGTATATG ATATCTGTGTTGGAATTTTCTCGTGATCGCAAGATGATGAGTGCCCTTTGTAGCCGGAAGCAGATGGATATCATGCTCACTAAAGGTGCTCCAGAGAGTATACTTTCTCGATGTACAACTATCCTATGCAATGATGATGGTTCCACTGTTCCTCTAACCGCAGCAATAAGAGCCGAGCTGGAATCAAGATTCCATAG TTTTGCAGGGAAAGAAACCTTAAGATGCTTGGCTCTGGCCTGGAAAAAGATGCCTACGGGTCAACAGGCTCTCTCGTTTCATGATGAAAAGGAACTTACATTTATTGGGTTG GTTGGAATGCTTGATCCACCAAGAGAGGAAGTAAGAAATGCTATAGCTTCGTGCATGACTGCTGGTATACGTGTTATTGTTGTCACTGGAGATAATAAG ACCACTGCAGAATCTGTGTGCCAAAAAATTGGTGCCTTCAATCACTTAGAAGATTTTGCAGGGCACTCTTACACTGCTTCTGAGTTTGAACAACTTCCAGCATTGCAAAAAACCATGGCATTGCAACGAATGTCACTTTTTACCAG ggTTGAACCATCTCACAAAAGGATACTTGTTGAAGCTTTGCAACATCAAAATGAGGTG GTTGCTATGACTGGTGACGGAGTCAATGATGCCCCTGCACTGAAGAAAGCAGACATTGGAATTGCAATGGGATCAGGAACAGCTGTTGCCAAG AGTGCATCAGATATGGTTTTGGCTGATGACAATTTTGCAACAATCATTGCA GCTGTTGCAGAGGGAAGGGCTATTTATAACAACACAAAGCAGTTCATCAGATACATGATATCTTCAAATATTGGTGAAGTAGTTTGTATTTTCTTTGCAGCAGTACTTGGGATACCTGATACCCTTATGCCT GTCCAGCTGCTTTGGGTAAATTTGGTCACTGATGGGCTGCCTGCAACAGCAATTGGATTCAATAAGCAAGACTCGGATGTTATGAAGGCTAAACCCCGTAAG GTCAATGAAGCAGTGGTGTCTGGATGGCTGTTCTTTCGTTATTTGGTTATTGGAG CATATGTTGGACTTGCTACTATTGCTGGATTCATATGGTGGTTTGTGTACTCTGATAGTGGGCCTAAAATTCCATACAGTGAATTG ATGAATTTTGATAGCTGTTCAACAAGGGAAACTGCTTATCCATGCAGCATATTTGGCGATCGGCATCCATCAACTGTTTCAATGACAGTGCTTGTTGTGGTCGAGATGTTCAATGCCTTGAATAATCTTAGTGAAAATCAGTCCCTCCT TGTCATTCCTCCCTGGAGTAACTTGTGGCTAGTTGCTTCGATTGTCCTGACAATACTCCTCCACATGCTTATTCTATATGTGCAGCCATTAGCAGTCCTTTTCTCT GTTACACCATTAAGTTGGTCAGAGTGGACAGTTGTGTTGTACCTTTCATTTCCT GTTATAATAATTGATGAGATACTGAAGTTCTTCTCAAGAAATTCTG GCTTAAGGTTCACCTTTAGATTTCGGAGAGGAGATTTACTTCCAAAAAAGGAGTTGCGTGACAAGTAA